In Streptomyces sp. NBC_01707, a genomic segment contains:
- a CDS encoding acyl-CoA carboxylase subunit beta: MTVVDETPGEPTDTRGRVAELLALREQARRGPSDRATEAQHAKGKLTARERIELLLDPDSFKEVEQLRRHRATGFGLEEKKPYTDGVITGWGTVEGRTVFVYAHDFRIFGGALGEAHATKIHKIMDMAISAGAPLVSLNDGAGARIQEGVSALAGYGGIFQRNTRASGVIPQISVMLGPCAGGAAYSPALTDFVFMVRETSQMFITGPDVVKAVTGEEISQNGLGGADVHAETSGVAHFAYDDEETCIAEVRYLIGMLPSNNRENPPTVASDDPADRRGDVLLDLVPADGNRPYDMHKVIEELVDDGDYLEIHERWARNIICALARLDGQVVGIVANQPQSLAGVLDIEASEKAARFVQMCDAFNIPIITLLDVPGFLPGVDQEHGGIIRHGAKLLYAYCNATVPRISLILRKAYGGAYIVMDSQSIGADLTYAWPTNEIAVMGAEGAANVIFRRQIADAEDPEAMRIRMVKEYKAELMHPYYAAERGLVDDVIDPAETREVLIASLAMLRSKHADLPSRKHGNPPQ; the protein is encoded by the coding sequence ATGACCGTTGTGGACGAAACCCCGGGCGAGCCGACAGACACCCGTGGCCGGGTGGCCGAACTGCTGGCACTGCGTGAGCAGGCGCGGCGCGGACCGAGTGACCGGGCGACCGAGGCGCAGCACGCCAAGGGCAAGCTGACGGCCCGTGAGCGCATCGAGCTGCTGCTGGACCCGGATTCGTTCAAGGAGGTCGAGCAGCTGCGCCGGCACCGGGCGACCGGATTCGGCCTGGAGGAGAAGAAGCCGTACACCGACGGTGTCATCACCGGCTGGGGCACGGTCGAGGGCCGCACGGTCTTCGTCTACGCGCACGACTTCCGGATCTTCGGTGGCGCACTGGGTGAGGCCCACGCCACGAAGATCCACAAGATCATGGACATGGCGATCTCGGCCGGTGCCCCGCTGGTCTCGCTGAACGACGGCGCGGGGGCCCGGATCCAGGAGGGCGTCAGCGCGCTTGCCGGGTACGGCGGCATCTTCCAGCGCAACACCCGAGCCTCCGGTGTCATCCCGCAGATCAGCGTGATGCTCGGCCCGTGCGCGGGCGGCGCGGCCTACAGCCCCGCCCTCACCGACTTCGTGTTCATGGTCCGTGAGACCTCCCAGATGTTCATCACCGGACCGGACGTCGTGAAGGCGGTCACCGGCGAGGAGATCTCGCAGAACGGCCTCGGCGGCGCCGATGTGCACGCCGAGACCTCGGGCGTCGCGCACTTCGCGTACGACGACGAGGAGACCTGCATCGCCGAGGTCCGCTACCTCATCGGGATGCTCCCGTCGAACAACCGGGAGAACCCGCCCACCGTGGCGAGTGACGATCCGGCCGACCGGCGCGGCGACGTCCTGCTCGACCTGGTGCCCGCCGACGGCAACCGCCCGTACGACATGCACAAGGTCATCGAGGAGCTCGTCGACGACGGCGACTACCTCGAGATCCACGAGCGCTGGGCCCGCAACATCATCTGCGCCCTGGCCCGGCTCGACGGTCAGGTCGTCGGCATCGTCGCGAACCAGCCGCAGTCCCTGGCAGGGGTCCTGGACATCGAGGCGTCCGAGAAGGCGGCCCGCTTCGTCCAGATGTGTGATGCATTCAACATTCCCATCATCACTCTGTTGGACGTACCCGGCTTCCTGCCCGGCGTCGATCAGGAGCACGGTGGAATCATCCGGCACGGGGCGAAGCTGCTCTACGCGTACTGCAACGCCACGGTGCCGAGGATCTCGCTGATCCTGCGCAAGGCGTACGGCGGTGCGTACATCGTGATGGACAGCCAGTCCATCGGTGCCGACCTGACCTACGCCTGGCCCACCAACGAGATCGCCGTCATGGGCGCCGAAGGTGCCGCCAACGTCATCTTCCGTCGGCAGATCGCCGACGCCGAGGACCCGGAGGCCATGCGGATCCGCATGGTCAAGGAGTACAAGGCCGAACTGATGCATCCGTACTACGCCGCAGAGCGCGGACTGGTCGACGACGTCATCGACCCTGCCGAGACGCGCGAGGTGCTGATCGCCTCGCTCGCGATGCTCCGGTCCAAGCACGCCGATCTGCCGTCCCGCAAGCACGGCAACCCCCCGCAGTAA